One window of Methanogenium organophilum genomic DNA carries:
- the argH gene encoding argininosuccinate lyase, whose product MSSDPVRRGRLTGGRPAEVAAFLSSMDADRWIADADVRVDIAHLLMLDRQGIIERDASQAVMAALLEMYENGVPDTVFDDEYEDVHAGIEATLIAASGMDKGGRLHMGRSRNDEVATCIRVRLREELLTHLEGLITLRGALLEQAANHTETVMPGFTHLQHAQPTTLGHYLLAYEQALSRDFERLTDAYIRVNRSPLGAAAFASTGYPIDREMTAELLGFPDLMLNTMDAVSARDFVIETASACTILMSTLSRLAEEIVLWSSAFVRFVTLDDAYCSTSSIMPQKKNPDTAEIMRGKTGAVAGAFTAAFTAVKGLPMSYNRDLQDVTPSLWRAVAESGACIGIATGIIETATFHPDRMREEAGRGFSTATELADVLVREYGLPFRAAHNIIGRAVRSETITLAVLEAAAQDLSGISLVERGLTAERITEALDVDVSVRMRRAPGGPAPETVQKAIAMRNVAREEDRIWVLSEQKRLQDAEDKMIREGKTLVDES is encoded by the coding sequence ATGTCGAGCGATCCGGTGAGGAGGGGGCGGCTTACAGGCGGACGGCCCGCTGAAGTGGCTGCCTTCCTCTCGTCAATGGATGCAGACCGGTGGATTGCTGATGCTGATGTCAGGGTGGATATTGCCCATCTCCTGATGCTGGACCGTCAGGGGATCATCGAACGGGATGCGTCGCAGGCGGTCATGGCCGCACTGCTGGAAATGTATGAGAACGGTGTGCCGGATACGGTATTTGATGACGAGTATGAGGATGTGCACGCCGGCATTGAAGCGACGCTGATCGCCGCGTCAGGCATGGACAAGGGCGGCCGCCTGCATATGGGGCGGTCACGCAATGATGAGGTGGCGACCTGTATTCGTGTCCGTCTGCGTGAAGAGCTGCTCACCCATCTGGAGGGGCTCATCACCCTGCGCGGCGCACTCTTAGAGCAGGCAGCAAACCACACGGAGACGGTGATGCCGGGATTTACTCATCTCCAGCACGCCCAGCCCACTACCCTCGGGCACTATCTTCTTGCCTACGAGCAGGCACTCTCCCGTGACTTTGAGCGTCTCACGGATGCCTATATCCGGGTGAACCGCTCCCCTCTCGGCGCCGCGGCGTTCGCCTCCACCGGCTATCCGATCGACCGGGAGATGACGGCGGAACTCCTCGGGTTCCCGGACCTCATGCTCAATACGATGGATGCGGTCTCCGCCCGTGACTTTGTGATTGAGACCGCTTCCGCCTGCACGATTCTTATGTCAACACTCTCCCGTCTGGCGGAAGAGATCGTTCTCTGGAGCTCTGCCTTCGTCCGGTTTGTGACACTGGACGACGCATACTGCTCGACCTCGTCCATTATGCCGCAGAAGAAGAACCCGGACACGGCGGAGATCATGCGGGGCAAAACGGGTGCGGTCGCAGGTGCCTTCACGGCGGCCTTTACTGCCGTCAAGGGCCTTCCGATGAGCTATAACCGTGACCTGCAGGACGTGACCCCCTCCCTCTGGCGGGCGGTTGCGGAGTCCGGCGCCTGTATTGGCATCGCAACGGGCATCATTGAGACCGCCACCTTCCATCCGGACCGGATGCGCGAAGAGGCGGGACGGGGCTTTTCCACCGCGACCGAACTCGCGGATGTGCTGGTCCGGGAGTATGGTCTGCCCTTCCGGGCGGCCCACAATATCATCGGCCGTGCGGTCCGGAGCGAGACGATCACGCTCGCTGTCCTCGAGGCGGCGGCACAGGACCTCTCCGGTATCTCGCTGGTGGAGCGGGGCCTCACGGCGGAGCGGATCACAGAGGCCCTTGATGTCGATGTGAGTGTGCGGATGCGCCGTGCACCCGGCGGCCCGGCCCCGGAGACGGTGCAAAAGGCAATTGCGATGCGGAATGTGGCACGCGAAGAGGATCGCATCTGGGTCCTGTCCGAACAGAAACGCCTGCAGGATGCAGAAGACAAAATGATCCGGGAAGGAAAGACACTGGTAGACGAATCATGA
- a CDS encoding DUF5350 domain-containing protein, producing the protein MGKTGTTTWTQIKSVKGQVRLVPAKEGTYKKPGPNQRFKTGNQLKKALKASQDDGRRGGRGGRGGARGRGRGPENDPRFRRRIRRSPASIKGSK; encoded by the coding sequence ATGGGAAAAACTGGTACCACAACATGGACGCAGATTAAAAGCGTAAAGGGTCAGGTCAGACTTGTCCCGGCAAAGGAAGGAACATATAAGAAACCCGGTCCAAACCAGCGGTTTAAAACCGGTAATCAGCTGAAAAAGGCACTGAAGGCATCACAGGATGATGGCCGGAGGGGCGGCAGAGGCGGACGCGGCGGAGCACGCGGACGCGGCAGAGGTCCTGAGAATGATCCACGGTTCCGCAGGAGAATCCGCCGTTCACCTGCTTCCATCAAAGGATCCAAATAG
- the gatE gene encoding Glu-tRNA(Gln) amidotransferase subunit GatE, which yields MDFEYAKLGLKAGIEIHQQLDTAEKLFCHCPTVLRDVEEHTGEFFRYLRATVSEMGEIDRAAREEMMVMRPFSYYAYDTTCLVENDEEPPAPLNPEALELALTIAKMMGMTPVEQVHVMRKLVIDGSNTSGFQRTALVSLNGSLPTGERIESICLEEEAAQRVEGDTFSLDRLGIPLAEITTAPDMHTPKAVHDVAAYIGMLLRSTMKVKRGIGTIRQDVNISIAAGARVEIKGVQELRLIEEVVRREVQRQVSLVEIRDELLSRGASVDEESHDVTALFSDTGSAILKRAKAIHAVCLRGYDGLVGREIQPGRRLGSEMSDYAKKCGVGGLFHTDELPAYGVTAEEVTALKEAVGAGENDCVVLVADTKKKVTCAIGQIRRRAEMALEGVPEETRKMLEEGSSAYMRPLPGAARMYPETDVLPVPVTGAYYDALVLPELLSAKAERYEREMGLAASLARQMVYSRRCGLFEEAVSRGVKSALAANTLLGTLKELSRDGANVAAVPGEALIDLLVRVETGAVAKEAIPPVIRALAEGQDIDVAINTVAPSVSREEVRAVICATIAERDAFVREQGMRAMGPLMGVVMKELRGRADGKVISELLKEELGKIV from the coding sequence ATGGATTTTGAGTATGCGAAACTGGGCCTGAAGGCCGGTATCGAGATTCACCAGCAGCTCGACACGGCAGAGAAACTCTTCTGCCACTGCCCGACCGTCCTGCGGGACGTGGAGGAGCATACCGGCGAGTTCTTCCGTTATCTCCGGGCGACAGTCTCGGAGATGGGTGAGATCGACCGGGCGGCCCGCGAGGAGATGATGGTCATGCGCCCGTTCTCCTACTATGCGTATGACACCACCTGCCTCGTCGAAAACGATGAAGAACCGCCTGCACCCCTGAACCCGGAGGCACTGGAACTCGCGCTCACCATCGCAAAGATGATGGGTATGACACCGGTCGAACAGGTGCATGTGATGCGCAAACTGGTCATCGACGGTTCCAACACGAGCGGGTTCCAGCGGACTGCCCTCGTCTCCCTGAACGGCTCCCTCCCCACTGGGGAGCGGATCGAGTCCATCTGTCTCGAAGAGGAGGCTGCCCAGCGGGTAGAAGGGGATACCTTCTCCCTCGACCGTCTGGGAATCCCCCTCGCTGAGATCACGACCGCCCCCGACATGCACACGCCAAAAGCGGTGCACGATGTCGCTGCCTACATCGGGATGCTGCTTCGTTCCACGATGAAGGTGAAACGGGGTATCGGGACCATCCGGCAGGACGTGAACATCTCCATCGCCGCGGGCGCCCGTGTCGAGATCAAGGGTGTGCAGGAACTCCGGCTCATCGAGGAAGTGGTCCGTCGCGAGGTGCAGCGACAGGTGAGTCTCGTTGAAATTCGTGACGAACTCCTCTCAAGGGGCGCCTCGGTGGACGAGGAGTCCCATGATGTGACCGCGCTCTTCAGCGATACCGGGTCTGCCATTCTGAAACGGGCGAAAGCGATTCACGCGGTCTGTCTCCGTGGCTATGACGGTCTTGTCGGTCGCGAGATCCAGCCCGGCAGGCGTCTCGGGAGCGAGATGTCCGACTACGCCAAGAAATGCGGTGTGGGCGGACTCTTCCACACCGATGAACTGCCTGCCTACGGGGTGACGGCGGAAGAGGTCACCGCCCTGAAGGAAGCCGTGGGCGCCGGGGAAAATGATTGTGTGGTGCTCGTCGCGGACACCAAAAAGAAGGTCACCTGTGCCATCGGACAGATCCGGCGGCGTGCGGAGATGGCACTTGAGGGTGTGCCGGAAGAGACGCGCAAGATGCTTGAGGAAGGCAGCTCGGCATATATGCGCCCCCTGCCCGGAGCGGCACGGATGTACCCGGAGACGGATGTCCTGCCGGTGCCGGTGACGGGCGCGTATTATGACGCGCTTGTCCTGCCGGAACTGCTCTCCGCGAAGGCAGAGCGCTATGAACGCGAGATGGGGCTCGCCGCCTCCCTCGCCCGGCAGATGGTCTACTCGCGGCGGTGCGGGCTCTTTGAAGAGGCGGTCAGCCGGGGTGTGAAGTCCGCCCTTGCGGCAAACACGCTTCTCGGGACCCTCAAGGAGCTCTCCCGTGACGGTGCGAACGTCGCGGCTGTGCCGGGCGAGGCGCTTATCGACCTCCTCGTGCGCGTGGAGACGGGTGCGGTTGCAAAGGAGGCGATTCCGCCGGTCATCCGTGCCCTTGCAGAGGGTCAGGATATTGATGTCGCAATCAACACGGTAGCACCGTCGGTAAGCCGTGAAGAAGTACGCGCAGTCATCTGTGCGACGATTGCCGAGCGGGACGCGTTTGTCCGCGAACAGGGCATGCGGGCGATGGGGCCCCTGATGGGGGTCGTGATGAAAGAACTTCGCGGTCGGGCGGACGGTAAGGTCATATCCGAACTGCTGAAGGAGGAACTGGGTAAGATTGTCTGA
- the gatD gene encoding Glu-tRNA(Gln) amidotransferase subunit GatD, whose amino-acid sequence MESGTQVTCRYAGTDLEGTYITDRDGKAVIKLNSGYNIGVDPSCLSVVAPPEATEAGEMAVEQNASLPQLSIISTGGTIASRVDYRTGAVTSQFTADDILRAIPGLADIAQFRAEVLATILSENMTPAIWQTLAESICAEIKNGAEGVMVTHGTDTLAYSAAAVSFMLDTPAPVIFVGSQRSADRPSSDNVMNGLASAAAAISDLGEVAVVMHGSTNDDACAIHRGTRVRKMHTSRRDAFQSFGMEPIGTVAYPSLDVTLSGDAVRRRPDTEPVLAATLEEKVGMTTFYPGMSPDVVDAFAGYRGLVVCGTGLGHTSAPVIASLKALIDAGTVVVMTSQCLNGRVCDRVYDTGRDLLAAGVVEGEEMLPEVAYVKLMWVLGQTTDTEEAARLMATPLRGEFGRCSYNGF is encoded by the coding sequence ATGGAATCAGGCACACAGGTCACCTGCCGCTATGCGGGAACAGACCTTGAAGGGACATATATTACCGACCGCGACGGGAAAGCGGTCATCAAACTGAACAGCGGATACAATATCGGTGTCGACCCGTCATGCCTCTCGGTGGTTGCCCCGCCGGAGGCGACGGAGGCGGGAGAGATGGCGGTCGAACAAAACGCCTCCCTTCCGCAGCTTTCAATCATCTCCACCGGCGGCACGATCGCAAGCCGCGTGGACTACCGGACGGGGGCCGTCACCAGCCAGTTTACCGCTGACGATATCCTCCGTGCCATTCCGGGGCTTGCCGATATAGCACAGTTCCGTGCAGAGGTGCTCGCAACGATTCTCTCGGAGAATATGACCCCTGCCATCTGGCAGACCCTTGCCGAAAGCATCTGTGCAGAGATCAAAAACGGTGCCGAGGGCGTCATGGTGACGCACGGCACCGACACGCTCGCATACTCGGCGGCGGCAGTCTCGTTTATGCTCGACACCCCGGCGCCGGTCATCTTTGTCGGTTCACAGCGGTCCGCGGACCGTCCGTCCAGTGACAATGTGATGAATGGCCTTGCGAGTGCGGCGGCGGCCATATCAGACCTTGGCGAGGTGGCGGTTGTGATGCACGGGAGCACGAATGACGACGCCTGTGCCATCCACCGGGGCACACGGGTGCGCAAGATGCACACCTCCCGGCGGGACGCCTTCCAAAGCTTCGGGATGGAGCCCATCGGAACGGTTGCCTACCCGTCACTGGACGTGACACTGTCCGGGGATGCGGTGCGCAGGCGGCCGGACACCGAACCGGTGCTCGCCGCAACCCTTGAGGAGAAGGTCGGGATGACCACCTTCTATCCCGGCATGAGCCCGGACGTTGTTGATGCGTTTGCGGGATACCGCGGGCTGGTGGTCTGCGGTACCGGTCTGGGCCACACCTCGGCACCCGTGATCGCGTCCTTAAAGGCGCTCATCGATGCAGGGACGGTCGTGGTCATGACCTCCCAGTGCCTCAACGGCCGTGTCTGTGACCGTGTCTACGACACCGGCCGTGACCTCCTCGCCGCAGGCGTGGTCGAAGGTGAGGAGATGCTGCCTGAGGTGGCCTACGTCAAACTGATGTGGGTGCTCGGGCAGACAACCGACACCGAAGAGGCGGCCCGCCTGATGGCGACGCCCTTGCGGGGCGAGTTCGGGAGGTGTTCATACAATGGATTTTGA
- a CDS encoding nitroreductase family protein: MDSSEFLGFLRTRSSVREFSDVELTSAEIEAVIRAAERAPSAGNREAWDVVIATDEGIREDLSDAAFQQQHLMEAPCVFVVCANYVRSMSQYGERGILYAVQDATIAATYMMLGAHAAGLQTCWTGAFDEETVSEILALPEHIRPLVLLAAGKGHLPPSYAGRMPIGEHVHENIW; this comes from the coding sequence ATGGATTCCTCTGAATTCCTGGGATTTTTACGGACACGCTCGTCTGTCCGTGAATTTAGCGATGTTGAACTAACGTCTGCAGAGATTGAAGCAGTCATTCGCGCCGCGGAGCGTGCCCCGTCAGCGGGCAACCGTGAGGCGTGGGATGTGGTGATCGCAACAGATGAGGGCATCCGTGAAGATCTCTCCGATGCGGCGTTCCAGCAGCAGCACCTGATGGAGGCACCCTGTGTCTTTGTGGTCTGCGCGAATTACGTGCGGTCGATGTCGCAGTACGGGGAACGGGGCATTCTCTATGCGGTGCAGGACGCAACGATTGCCGCGACTTATATGATGCTCGGAGCGCATGCAGCGGGTCTGCAGACCTGCTGGACAGGCGCTTTTGACGAGGAGACCGTGAGTGAGATCCTCGCGCTCCCGGAGCATATCCGTCCGCTGGTCCTCCTTGCGGCAGGAAAGGGGCATCTGCCCCCGTCCTATGCCGGAAGGATGCCCATCGGTGAACACGTACACGAAAATATCTGGTAA
- a CDS encoding DUF555 domain-containing protein has protein sequence MSDYRVILESGWVVRDVDTLDDAIGIAISEAGKRLNPKAKFVEIEIGQAICPFCEQELNNALIVSNIALVGLTLEMKVFKAESEAHAERIAKSVIGQSLRDIPLKVLEVEELSGSN, from the coding sequence ATGAGTGACTACCGCGTTATACTGGAGTCCGGATGGGTTGTCCGCGATGTGGATACCCTTGACGATGCGATTGGCATCGCCATATCTGAAGCAGGAAAACGGCTGAACCCGAAAGCCAAGTTTGTAGAGATCGAGATCGGACAGGCAATATGCCCGTTCTGTGAACAGGAACTGAATAATGCCCTGATTGTGTCAAACATCGCCCTTGTCGGGCTGACGCTTGAGATGAAGGTCTTCAAGGCGGAATCTGAGGCACACGCCGAACGGATCGCAAAGTCTGTCATCGGACAGTCGCTGCGTGACATTCCGCTGAAGGTTCTTGAGGTCGAAGAGCTGTCGGGGTCGAACTGA